CCGTGTATGCCAAGGGCAGCGCCCAGACGAGATCGTCCAAGGAGAAGCCCTTGCCGTTGAGAAGATATGTCGGCATCCACAGCGACAGACCCCAGAAGGCCAGGTTCATCGACGCGTCGGCGAACGTCACCGTCATGAACCCCTTGACCTTGATGACGCGCCTCAATGAGACGATTATGTCGCCATACGCCTCCCGCACGCCCTTCGGCCTATGGTTGAGGCCGGTCCCGTCCGAAAGGTGTCTCCAGACGATGATGGCGAGAGCGAATCCGACCATAGCTACCACGCAGAGCGCCGGCCGCCAATCGATCAGCCTGATGAGGGGGAGCATCAAAAGGGCGATCAGGATGTTCGACATGAACATCGCGCTCATGTAGAGGCCGTTGACTCGGGACCTGAGCTTCGGCTCGAACCCTGTCTTGGTCACCTTGCTGGCAGAAGGGAACAGCACGCCCTGCGAGACCCCTAGGAGAAGTCTCAGGACCATGAACGCGCTGAATATCAGGCCGAGCACGCCGGTCAGGAACGTGATGAACGACCATATCGCGATGGCCGCGGTGAGACATTTCCTCGGGCCGTAGACGTCTATCAGAGGGCTCAGGAGGGTGTTCGACACGCCATACCCCACAAGGAATATGCCTAGCAGGATGCCTCCCCAATACCCCTGCTCGGACGAGGTCCATCCGTAATCGTCCGAGATGAACGGGAGGGCGACCGATATCGTCGAGCGGGAGATGTATCCCATCAAGGTGCAGCACAGGAGCAACAGCGCGACCGATATGCCCTTCCTTCCTCTGTAATATCCGACGTCCACCTGGCCAGGAACGCCTGATGAGGTTAATAGGATTATGGGGCCCGTAGCCTGGATCTAATAGAAACGGTTGACTTGGCCTGTGTAACTTAGCTAGGACATGGAAGCCCATGAACCGCTGATAGGATGTCCTGATGGGGCAGGGGGCCTCTTCCCATTCGCCTCGGCAAGGGAGGGGCAGAGACAGTTCCTCGAGGACGCGAGGTCTTGCGTGAGGAACAGGGTGAACCTGGTGGCACATGCCCCCACCGGGATGGGGAAGACCGCCGTGGCATTGACCGCGGCGCTGGAGACCACGCTGCAAGAGGAAGGCCTTGTAATTTTCATGACGTCAAGGCAATCTCAGCACAATGCCGCGATAGAGACCGCGAGGAGGATATGGAGGGTACAGAAGATAGCCGTCGTCGACCTCATCTCCAGGGAGGACATGTGCCTGTGCAGGAGGAAGGGAGAGGTCTGCCCCTGCCTGTCATCCGATGACTGCTATTTCCTCGACGAGAAAAGGATATCAGATGCTGCGATGAGGCTCCTTGACTATCCGCTCCATGCGACGGAGGCACAAAGGATGTGCCTTCGGGCGGGGGCGTGCCCTTGGCGCTCCGCCCTGAGGGCTTTGGCAGAGTCTGACGTCGTGGTCTGCGACTATAATCATCTCTTCTCGCCGACGGACGGCTCGATCATCGACCGGGCAGGAAGGGAGATGGACAGGTGTGTTCTCATTGTTGATGAGGCGCACGGTCTCCCGACAAGGATGG
This genomic window from Methanomassiliicoccales archaeon contains:
- a CDS encoding MFS transporter, translated to MDVGYYRGRKGISVALLLLCCTLMGYISRSTISVALPFISDDYGWTSSEQGYWGGILLGIFLVGYGVSNTLLSPLIDVYGPRKCLTAAIAIWSFITFLTGVLGLIFSAFMVLRLLLGVSQGVLFPSASKVTKTGFEPKLRSRVNGLYMSAMFMSNILIALLMLPLIRLIDWRPALCVVAMVGFALAIIVWRHLSDGTGLNHRPKGVREAYGDIIVSLRRVIKVKGFMTVTFADASMNLAFWGLSLWMPTYLLNGKGFSLDDLVWALPLAYTGGVLGILIGSWLSDRIGRRSEVTAAFTLGGALSLLLMMFASGQAEIVACCFAVFFCISLLPANAYTLLQLIVPAKDTGAATGLLNGLSNGLGVFGPVVIGLSVALTENFDSGIAVMAVSQVAAACCIFAFRAYERSAKDDQ